The following DNA comes from Cellulophaga sp. HaHa_2_95.
GTTGTTTTTACTGCAATAAAAAAAGCCTCAACATATGTTGAGGCTTTTTTTATAAGGTACTAATGAGAACTAGTTTTTATACTTATCATTTAACGCTTTAACAATTGGCGCAGTAACTTCTTGTGCTTCTGCCCCGTAAAGAACACTACCACCATCACCGCCACCTAAGATAAACGTATATCCGTTATCTTTACCGTAAGCCTTAACTTCCCTTTTTACTTTATTTACAATACTATCCATTTCTGTTTGGCTTTGTACTTGTAATTCTTGCTCTTGCTTTTGCAATTGCTGGCCCATAAACTGACCTTCTTGTTGTAATTGACCGTACTCTTCTTGTGCCTGTGCTTGTGGCATTTTTTGAGCTTTAGCCTGAAAAGCTTGTAATTTCATCTGAAACATTTGAGAAATACTATCTCTCTGTTGCGTTAAAGCATCTATTTTAACTTTGAATTTAGCTTCAACGTCAATTTTTTCTTGATACTCTTCCATTAGCTTTTGATTATCAACAAAACCAATTTTACTCTCTTGGCATGCAAAAACACTAAATAGTGCTAAAGCCATTACAATTTTTTTCATGTTTTATTTTTAAGTGTGTCGCAAAAATAGAAAAGGTTTTGGATTATTTGCAAAAAGTTAGTCCTAATGCGCTAATATCTGGTATTCTATTTTTCTGAGTGGAGTCTTTAAGCTAGAATATCTTGAAGATCTGGGTTTTTATCAATCACCGCTTTAGCGTAAGTGCACAATACTTTTATTTTAGCATTTTTTTCCCGAGCAAAATCAATAGCAGCTAGTACCAGTTTTTTACCAATACCTTGGCCACCAAAATCTGGATTTACTTCGGTATGATTGATACTCAAGGTTTTTGGACCTAGCCAAGCATATTCCAAATGGCCAACCTCCTGATCTTCTATCACAGCCTTAAATACTCCGTTTTTATCCTGTTCTGATTGTTTTATATTCATAATAATTTTCGTCTTATTTTCCTTAAAAATAAGGTTTAGGTTTACTTTTTTGAACTTATCTTCAACTTTATAGTTTTTTACATCTTTTTACATCCCCCGCCCTGCGGGCACCCCCTTCCAAGGGGTAATATACCTTCGCTAACCATTGTCCCCTTGAGGGCACAACCGATAGGCTGCGGTATTTTAAGCTTGATAATTGTTTTATTGTTTTATTTTCATATTGCCCTGCTTACTGTTGCGGGCACGAGCGTGACGCTCGCGCTAGCGGGGAGAATTTTGCATTAAATTTTACACCCGCTAGTTGATAAAAACGAACTTAATCCATAATGTCTTTTTCTATTATTTTCAAATATGAACCACTGTCTAAGTAATCCAAGAATGACAAAAAAGTAGTGTAATCTTCTCGATATAAAGCAGGTTGTTTTTCTACAAAGGATAAATAAACTTTAACTCTTTTATTTTTATATTCTTCATATTTTGAATTGTCACAAAGTTTCATAATAATTAGTACTTTAAATATCGCTACGCCAGGAAACCATTCAAAATAATCTTCCTCTGGGACTTTATTAATAATTTTCTGGTTAATGGTTTCCATAGTGTGGTATTTATTGAAAAACGGGAGGTCTATTTTTTTTATATGGTCCATTATAGCCATTATATAATCTCCCGTGTTTTTGGTTTTCAATTGCTCATTTATCTTTTTAAAATCTTCTTGTTTTCCATCGATATCACAATTCTTTAATGTTATCAGCTCATTGTTATCTGATAAATCTGGTATAAACTGTTTAAGTATTTTGTTGACTGAATTAATCATAATATCACCATAAACATAACTTAAAGAAATACCTTTTGAGGACAGGTGAATACTTAATATATAAGTAAGTTCTCCCACATTTTTTTTGCATCCAATAAATAATTATGAGGGCGATAAGTAAATTCAGAAAATCCTAACTTTTCTAATTCAACTTGTACTAGACTAAATACTTTTTTATGCTGGTTTAAAATACTCATTATTCTAATTTGTTTTTAAAGCGGTTTTTAAGGCACCACCCTCGTTAAACAATTTTATGAAACTTCCTTTTTTTGATAATTCGTTATCTACTATTATATTCAAATCTGTACTGTGTATTAATATACCTTCTACAGCTTTTATTGTTGCTGGGCACGAACGTGACGCTCGCGCTAGTGGGGAGCAACTAAAAACGAACTTAAGCCATGTTGTCTTTTTCTATTATTTTTAAATATGAACCACTGTCTAAGTAATCCAAGAATGACAAAAAAGTAGTGTAATCTTCTTGATATAAAGCAGGTTGTTTTTCTACAAAGGATAAATAAACTTTAACTCTTTTATTTTTATATTCTTCATATTTTGAATTGTCACAAAGTTTCATGATAATTAGTACTTTAAATATCGCTACGCCAGGAAACCATTCAAAATAATCCTCCTCCGGCACTTTATTAATAATTTCTTGGTTAATGGCTTCCAATGTGGGGTATTTATTGAAAAACGGGAGGTCTATTTTTTTTATATGGTCCATTATAGCCATTATATAATCTCCCGTTTTTTGGGTTTTCAAATGCTCATTTATCTTTTTAAAATCTTCCTGTTTCCCGCCATTAATATGGTTTTTTAAGGTTATCAACTCATTGTTATCTGATAAATCTGGTATAAACTGTTTAAGTATTTTGTTCACAGGGTTGACTAATATAAATCCATAAACGTAACCTAAAGAAATACTTTTTGATAAGAGTTGGAAAGTTAAATTATATGTTAAGTCTCCAAACTTTTTTGTAGCATCTAACGAATAGAAATGAGGTTCATATACAAATTCAGTAAATCCTAACTTTTCTAGTTCAACTTGTACTATACTAAATATTTTTTTATGCTGGTTTAAAATACTCATTATTCTAATTTGTTTTTAAAGCGGTTTTTAAGGCACCTCCCTCGTTGAACAGTTTTACTTGAATAAATCGTACAATAAGGCAAATATTAAAATGGGCAAAATTAGTCCTAAGGTCGTTACCGTAATATTATATACCCGATCTGCAAATATTCCTGATTGCCAATTATAACCTGTATCAATCGGTTTTCTATTATATCTAGCAACAAAAATTCTTG
Coding sequences within:
- a CDS encoding OmpH family outer membrane protein encodes the protein MKKIVMALALFSVFACQESKIGFVDNQKLMEEYQEKIDVEAKFKVKIDALTQQRDSISQMFQMKLQAFQAKAQKMPQAQAQEEYGQLQQEGQFMGQQLQKQEQELQVQSQTEMDSIVNKVKREVKAYGKDNGYTFILGGGDGGSVLYGAEAQEVTAPIVKALNDKYKN
- a CDS encoding GNAT family N-acetyltransferase → MNIKQSEQDKNGVFKAVIEDQEVGHLEYAWLGPKTLSINHTEVNPDFGGQGIGKKLVLAAIDFAREKNAKIKVLCTYAKAVIDKNPDLQDILA